Proteins encoded in a region of the Streptobacillus felis genome:
- the agaF gene encoding PTS galactosamine/N-acetylgalactosamine transporter subunit IIA — MIKVLLTGHGKISSGILSSVELIYGVAEELVAIDFTQDVTPEVLEEKIENEIISSTDGVLVLSDIVGGTPFKTASMLTLKHKNVKVIGGMNLPMVLEVLSERDYSTTEKLYSFALEVGKEEITGFELKVKEQTSDDFEDGI, encoded by the coding sequence ATGATAAAAGTATTATTAACAGGACACGGAAAAATTTCTTCTGGAATACTTTCTTCAGTAGAATTAATATATGGAGTTGCTGAAGAGTTAGTTGCAATAGACTTTACTCAAGATGTAACACCCGAAGTTTTAGAAGAAAAAATTGAAAATGAAATAATTTCAAGTACAGATGGAGTTTTAGTTCTATCTGACATAGTTGGGGGAACTCCATTTAAAACAGCTTCAATGTTAACTTTAAAACATAAAAATGTTAAAGTTATAGGTGGTATGAACTTACCTATGGTACTTGAAGTATTATCTGAAAGAGATTATTCTACTACTGAAAAATTATATAGCTTCGCATTAGAAGTTGGAAAAGAAGAAATTACAGGTTTTGAACTTAAAGTTAAAGAACAAACTTCAGATGATTTTGAAGATGGTATATAG
- a CDS encoding response regulator, with amino-acid sequence MEKKALVVDDNGVIRGNIREILESSNFEVYEACDGIESIDMYEELKPTIVIMDINMPRLNGLEATAKIMQNHPDANIAICSSMLFIPYYQKLALKSGAKALISKPFTRLELISGLNELLEKMR; translated from the coding sequence ATGGAAAAAAAGGCTCTTGTTGTAGATGATAACGGAGTTATCAGAGGTAATATTAGAGAAATACTAGAAAGTTCTAATTTTGAAGTATATGAAGCTTGTGATGGAATAGAAAGTATAGATATGTATGAGGAATTAAAACCTACTATAGTGATAATGGATATAAATATGCCAAGGCTTAATGGACTTGAAGCAACAGCTAAGATTATGCAAAATCATCCTGATGCAAATATTGCAATTTGTTCTTCTATGTTATTTATTCCATATTATCAAAAACTTGCATTAAAATCAGGAGCAAAAGCTTTGATTTCTAAACCTTTTACAAGACTTGAACTTATTTCAGGATTGAATGAACTATTAGAGAAAATGAGGTAA
- the gnpA gene encoding 1,3-beta-galactosyl-N-acetylhexosamine phosphorylase encodes MSRVTLPIEKGCEELVLELIKLWGADAIRNSDGTKLNEFFENLDAKVYSTYFPAREDQEWPRQNPDEIQHQALISERYTAFDDTLEIDPMAGYYKEQLELDPETVDYWQVFDRTTGELVTKENWTFDGNVVKINKVTKFHEYTVNFFSKQVWDTTHMYNHMTNNWDTDKSIPYDAVFDKTREHIYAHLKEWCERNTNINVVRFTTFFYHFTIMYNQHAMQKFGDWFGYSASVSPKMFEKFKEEKGYEITLEDIIDKGYYNNQFRNPSKVFLDYIDFMQKFVSTLAKVCVDIVHEYGKEAIMFIGDNWVGTEPYGKYFKNIGLDGVAGSAECGVDIRMVSDMEDVRIKEIRFLPYLFPDTFYEGNTPHLEWEYNWMRSRRAILTKKVDRMGFGGYLSLAAKFPEFVDGVTKSTNEFREIHENSPNEDCIKPDYKIGILNSWGKIKSWQANRTGHASGVKENLSYIGVLEALSGLPYNLEFINFDDVKNPEKLAEFKVIINVGEANTSFSGGCNWKDEKVLSAIREFVAKGNSFIGVGDPSATCGNGTYFQLQDVLGVDKEVGNTLQFSRYMKQNEEKHFAFDQIQGKIYIGNRNKYIYSTNENLEILQLDKEFGVEASINNYGKGKGVYLQGLPYSVENTRFLYNIIRYVTNDLNKKYVSDNIYVEAYEFKDYIAIVNNSAESLTSNITGLGNVELSKYELKWIKK; translated from the coding sequence ATGAGTAGAGTTACATTACCTATAGAAAAAGGTTGTGAAGAATTAGTTTTAGAACTAATTAAATTATGGGGTGCTGACGCTATTAGAAATAGTGACGGTACAAAATTAAATGAATTTTTTGAAAATCTTGATGCAAAGGTTTATTCTACATACTTTCCAGCAAGGGAAGATCAAGAATGGCCTAGACAAAATCCAGATGAAATACAACATCAAGCTTTAATATCTGAAAGATATACTGCTTTTGATGATACTTTAGAAATTGATCCTATGGCTGGATACTATAAGGAACAATTAGAATTAGATCCAGAAACTGTAGATTATTGGCAAGTTTTTGATAGAACAACAGGAGAGCTTGTTACTAAAGAAAACTGGACTTTTGATGGTAATGTAGTAAAAATTAATAAAGTTACAAAATTCCATGAATATACAGTAAACTTTTTCTCAAAGCAAGTTTGGGACACAACTCATATGTATAACCATATGACTAACAACTGGGATACTGATAAATCTATCCCATATGATGCTGTATTTGATAAAACTCGTGAGCATATATATGCTCATTTAAAAGAATGGTGCGAAAGAAATACTAATATTAATGTGGTTAGATTCACTACTTTCTTTTATCACTTTACTATTATGTATAACCAACATGCTATGCAAAAATTTGGAGACTGGTTTGGATATTCTGCTTCAGTTTCTCCAAAAATGTTTGAAAAATTCAAAGAAGAAAAAGGTTATGAAATCACTTTAGAAGATATTATAGACAAAGGATATTATAACAACCAATTTAGAAATCCAAGTAAGGTATTCTTAGACTACATAGATTTCATGCAAAAATTTGTATCTACTCTTGCAAAAGTATGTGTAGATATAGTTCATGAATATGGTAAAGAAGCCATAATGTTTATAGGTGATAACTGGGTAGGTACTGAGCCTTATGGTAAATATTTCAAAAATATTGGACTAGATGGTGTTGCAGGATCTGCTGAATGTGGTGTAGATATTAGAATGGTTTCTGATATGGAAGATGTAAGAATAAAAGAAATTAGATTCTTACCTTACCTATTTCCAGATACTTTTTATGAAGGAAATACTCCTCACTTAGAATGGGAATACAACTGGATGAGATCAAGAAGAGCTATACTTACTAAAAAAGTTGACAGAATGGGATTTGGAGGATATTTGTCACTTGCAGCTAAATTCCCTGAATTTGTTGACGGTGTAACTAAATCAACTAATGAATTTAGAGAAATACACGAAAATAGCCCTAATGAAGATTGTATTAAACCAGATTACAAAATTGGTATATTAAACTCTTGGGGTAAAATTAAATCATGGCAAGCAAATAGAACAGGTCATGCATCTGGAGTTAAGGAAAATTTATCATATATAGGTGTACTTGAAGCTCTTTCAGGATTACCATATAACTTAGAATTTATTAACTTTGATGATGTTAAAAATCCTGAAAAATTAGCTGAATTTAAGGTAATAATAAATGTTGGAGAAGCTAATACATCATTTTCTGGTGGATGTAACTGGAAAGATGAAAAAGTTCTTAGTGCAATAAGAGAATTTGTTGCAAAAGGAAATAGCTTTATAGGAGTTGGAGACCCTTCTGCTACTTGTGGAAATGGTACTTACTTCCAATTACAAGATGTTTTAGGTGTAGATAAAGAAGTTGGAAATACTTTACAATTTTCTAGATACATGAAACAAAATGAAGAAAAACATTTTGCTTTTGACCAAATTCAAGGTAAAATATATATAGGAAATAGAAACAAATATATCTACTCTACTAATGAGAATTTAGAAATACTTCAACTTGATAAAGAATTCGGTGTTGAAGCAAGTATAAATAATTATGGTAAAGGTAAGGGGGTTTATTTACAAGGGCTACCTTATAGCGTAGAAAATACTCGTTTCCTATACAACATTATTAGATATGTTACTAATGATTTAAATAAAAAATATGTAAGTGACAACATTTATGTTGAAGCTTATGAGTTTAAAGACTATATAGCTATAGTTAATAACTCTGCTGAAAGTCTTACATCAAACATTACAGGACTTGGTAATGTTGAATTATCAAAATATGAACTTAAATGGATTAAGAAATAA
- a CDS encoding dicarboxylate/amino acid:cation symporter, with translation MEKKSIWQSYKFSIILILSIITGSLIGAVFGEKAKVLKPFGDLFINLMFTIVVPLVFATIASSISNMTNMKRLGNIIRSMLIVFVVTGFIASVIILFVVKVFPPAEGVNIVVNEVAELKTISTWDQIVKTFTVTDFPELISRKNMLPLIIFTIFFGFCVNAIGESGRVISNFLDALSKTLLKMIGYIMYYAPIGLGAYFAALVGEYGKELIGSYTKAMLIYYPLCILYILIFFPIYAYVAGGKEGVKSLKYVLSPAVTAVATQSSIATLPINIEACENIGVPKDISDIVLPIGATAHMDGTVIGTILKISFLFGVFNIPFTGFSTYLTAILLSIAGGVVMSGIPGGGLIGEMLIVNLYGFPPEAFPIIATIGYLIDPPATMINAAGDTVASMLVARMVEGKNWLLKKGEKNV, from the coding sequence ATGGAGAAAAAAAGTATATGGCAGTCATATAAATTTTCTATTATTTTAATTTTATCTATAATTACAGGTTCTTTAATAGGAGCTGTTTTTGGAGAAAAGGCTAAGGTTTTAAAACCTTTTGGAGACTTATTTATTAACTTAATGTTTACTATAGTTGTACCTCTTGTATTTGCTACTATAGCATCATCAATTTCTAATATGACTAATATGAAAAGATTAGGGAATATAATTAGATCTATGCTTATAGTATTTGTTGTTACAGGATTTATAGCTTCAGTAATAATCTTATTTGTTGTTAAGGTATTTCCACCTGCAGAAGGAGTAAATATAGTTGTAAATGAAGTTGCAGAGTTAAAAACTATTTCAACATGGGATCAAATAGTTAAAACATTTACTGTTACAGATTTTCCAGAATTAATTTCAAGAAAAAATATGCTACCACTAATAATATTTACAATATTTTTCGGATTCTGTGTTAATGCAATAGGAGAATCAGGAAGAGTAATTTCAAACTTTTTAGATGCTTTATCTAAAACTTTATTAAAAATGATAGGATATATTATGTATTATGCTCCTATAGGTTTAGGTGCTTACTTTGCGGCATTAGTAGGAGAATATGGTAAAGAATTAATAGGTTCATATACTAAGGCTATGTTAATATACTATCCTTTATGTATCTTATACATATTAATTTTCTTCCCTATATATGCATATGTAGCTGGAGGTAAAGAAGGAGTTAAATCTTTAAAATATGTATTATCCCCTGCTGTTACAGCAGTTGCAACTCAAAGTTCTATAGCAACTTTACCTATAAATATAGAAGCTTGTGAAAATATTGGAGTTCCTAAAGATATATCTGATATAGTATTACCAATAGGAGCTACAGCTCATATGGATGGAACAGTTATAGGAACTATATTAAAAATATCTTTTCTATTTGGTGTATTTAATATTCCATTTACAGGATTTAGTACTTATCTTACTGCTATACTTTTATCTATAGCAGGGGGAGTAGTAATGTCAGGTATACCTGGTGGAGGTTTAATAGGAGAAATGTTAATAGTAAATCTATATGGTTTCCCACCTGAAGCCTTCCCTATAATTGCTACTATAGGATATTTAATAGATCCACCTGCAACTATGATTAATGCAGCTGGAGATACAGTTGCTTCTATGCTAGTTGCTAGAATGGTAGAAGGTAAAAATTGGTTATTAAAAAAAGGTGAAAAAAATGTATAA
- a CDS encoding LrgB family protein: protein MLMEITSDPLFGMLLTIGTFAFFRYLSIRLKSSIINPTIFSIIFIILFLNLLKIPYENYYKGSEIFNRMIVPATVALAMPLYKNFHILKKYYKEILLGIGISTLLLLVMLGLIMVGLKMENEIIASILPKSITTAIAVGVTEKMNGLPSITVVVVIICGNIGAIFGEIIFKWFKIDNPIAQGISLGTTSHAIGTSKAVELGEVQGSMSGLAIIITGIFTVIFAPVVYALLMLLK from the coding sequence ATGCTTATGGAAATTACTAGCGACCCTTTATTTGGTATGCTTTTAACTATAGGAACTTTTGCTTTTTTTAGATATTTATCTATAAGGCTTAAGTCATCAATTATTAATCCAACTATTTTTTCCATAATTTTCATAATACTATTTTTAAACTTATTAAAAATACCTTATGAAAATTACTATAAAGGTAGTGAAATATTTAATAGAATGATAGTTCCTGCAACAGTAGCGCTTGCTATGCCTTTATACAAGAACTTTCATATATTAAAAAAATACTACAAGGAAATTCTTTTAGGTATAGGAATAAGCACCTTACTTTTATTAGTAATGCTTGGATTAATAATGGTAGGATTGAAAATGGAAAATGAAATTATTGCATCTATACTTCCTAAGTCAATCACAACAGCAATAGCAGTAGGTGTTACTGAAAAAATGAATGGATTACCATCTATTACGGTAGTTGTAGTAATAATATGTGGTAATATAGGTGCTATATTTGGTGAAATAATATTTAAATGGTTTAAAATAGATAATCCTATAGCACAAGGTATATCTCTTGGAACAACTTCACATGCTATAGGTACAAGCAAGGCAGTAGAACTTGGAGAAGTTCAAGGATCTATGTCAGGTCTTGCAATAATAATAACAGGAATATTTACAGTTATTTTTGCACCTGTTGTTTACGCATTACTTATGTTATTGAAATAA
- a CDS encoding PTS system mannose/fructose/sorbose family transporter subunit IID has product MESKYTDKQVKKVVTPSMLNKMAIRSFFCQGAFNMERMQAAGWLYSLNPALKEIHTNKEDLSKSMKMHMEFFNTHPLLITFILGLVVAMEENKEDVETIRAIKVSTMGPLGGIGDSLFWLTFLSISAGLGASFALQGSIVGPLVFFVLFNAMQFTLKFGLMHYGYKTGVNSIATLKANTQKFTKSITILGLTVVGAMIASFIGLTTKIVIPAGEASVNLQESFDKVMPRLLPVGYTFLMLYLLRKKVSPLNLVILTLIIGIVGTFLGII; this is encoded by the coding sequence ATGGAATCTAAATATACTGATAAACAAGTTAAAAAAGTTGTAACGCCAAGTATGTTAAATAAAATGGCTATTCGTTCTTTCTTTTGCCAAGGTGCATTTAATATGGAAAGAATGCAAGCTGCAGGTTGGTTATATTCTTTAAACCCTGCATTAAAAGAAATACATACAAATAAAGAAGATTTATCTAAATCAATGAAAATGCACATGGAATTCTTCAACACTCACCCATTATTAATTACATTTATATTAGGGTTAGTAGTTGCTATGGAAGAAAATAAAGAAGATGTTGAAACTATAAGAGCGATTAAAGTATCTACTATGGGACCTTTAGGAGGAATAGGAGATTCATTATTCTGGTTAACATTCTTATCAATTTCAGCTGGTCTTGGAGCATCTTTTGCTCTTCAAGGATCTATAGTTGGTCCATTAGTATTCTTTGTATTATTTAATGCAATGCAATTTACATTAAAATTTGGATTAATGCACTATGGATACAAAACTGGGGTTAACTCAATAGCTACATTAAAGGCTAACACTCAAAAATTCACTAAATCTATTACTATATTAGGATTAACTGTAGTAGGTGCTATGATAGCTTCATTTATAGGATTAACAACTAAAATTGTTATACCTGCTGGAGAAGCAAGTGTTAACTTACAAGAAAGCTTTGATAAAGTTATGCCAAGATTATTACCAGTTGGGTATACATTCTTAATGTTATACTTATTAAGAAAGAAAGTTTCTCCACTTAACTTAGTTATACTTACATTAATCATAGGTATTGTAGGAACTTTCCTTGGTATAATATAG
- a CDS encoding SIS domain-containing protein: protein MKYLGICENILTETNSFNTAKEIHGQTEIWTKAVDYFEANKEKVTAFLEKVGKDAQVIFTGAGTSEYVGNILAPMLNSMQEGDFRSIATTDIVNNPLHYLKKDKKVLLVSFARSGNSPESVATINLANKLVKEVYHLFITCNPEGELAQMATTPEYINNTLVLMMPEGSNDKGFAMTSSFSSMLMTAMLVFYNKTSAANMREVISLVEKERDVKLETIKAIANEDQDRIIVLGDGPFKGLAEELTLKVMELTAGKVVAKSDTTLGFRHGPKSIINNNTIVFLLLSSEAHSRKYALDILTEMKSENVANNIVTYSLKDCDCVKEASKVVVSPAVEISLEKAIFTYLIYGQMYAFFKSQHFNLTTDNPFPSGEVNRVVKKFQIYEF, encoded by the coding sequence ATGAAATATTTAGGAATTTGTGAAAACATTCTAACTGAAACAAATTCGTTTAATACAGCTAAAGAAATCCATGGACAAACAGAAATATGGACTAAAGCTGTTGACTATTTTGAAGCAAACAAGGAGAAAGTTACTGCTTTTTTAGAAAAAGTTGGTAAAGATGCACAAGTAATATTTACAGGTGCTGGAACTTCAGAATATGTAGGTAACATATTAGCACCAATGTTAAATTCTATGCAAGAAGGAGATTTTAGATCTATAGCTACTACAGATATAGTTAATAATCCTCTTCACTATCTTAAAAAAGATAAAAAAGTTTTATTAGTTTCATTTGCAAGATCAGGAAACTCTCCTGAATCAGTAGCAACTATTAATCTTGCAAATAAATTAGTTAAAGAAGTTTATCATTTATTTATTACTTGTAATCCTGAAGGAGAGCTTGCGCAAATGGCTACTACTCCAGAATACATTAATAATACTTTAGTATTAATGATGCCAGAAGGAAGTAATGATAAAGGATTTGCAATGACTTCAAGTTTCTCTAGTATGTTAATGACAGCTATGCTAGTGTTCTATAACAAAACTAGTGCTGCTAATATGAGAGAAGTTATCTCTTTAGTAGAAAAAGAAAGAGATGTTAAACTTGAAACTATTAAAGCTATAGCAAATGAAGATCAAGATAGAATAATAGTATTAGGTGACGGTCCTTTCAAAGGTCTTGCTGAAGAATTAACACTAAAAGTTATGGAACTTACAGCAGGTAAAGTAGTTGCTAAAAGTGATACTACTTTAGGATTCAGACATGGTCCTAAATCAATAATCAATAATAATACTATAGTATTCTTATTACTTTCTAGTGAAGCTCATTCAAGAAAATATGCACTAGATATTTTAACAGAAATGAAATCTGAAAATGTAGCAAATAATATAGTTACATATTCATTAAAAGACTGTGATTGTGTTAAAGAAGCAAGTAAAGTTGTAGTAAGTCCTGCAGTAGAAATTAGTCTTGAAAAAGCAATATTTACATACTTAATCTACGGACAAATGTATGCATTCTTTAAATCACAACACTTCAACTTAACTACTGATAATCCTTTCCCTAGTGGAGAAGTTAACAGAGTAGTTAAAAAATTCCAAATTTATGAATTTTAG
- a CDS encoding extracellular solute-binding protein: MKRLIYLLMFFVLISCGANTEKKEVLNIYTWESFVPDEIFEDFEKETGIKVNVSFYDTNDVMLSKLLSGVKEYDIISPSTDFIKVLRDNDFLEKLDKSKFNNVFENITISKDLLKTYDENLDYTIPYNLFATGISLKNDSVNPKYAEERSLEILLDPEYKSRMTILDDSREVIGMALQYLGYPSDSKNDNELQEAKDLILKWKENIAKFENVTYGKGLTTGEFVAVHGYQDVFYEIDEEEFKEYTYYLPKGAMMYIDTMAILKEAPNKENAYKFLNFLYQPENFVKVLDQFKTPSIFSHIKANKAPILELEYVLQNSTLPNALDDEAKEKQDKIWNEIKVK, translated from the coding sequence ATGAAAAGATTAATTTATTTATTAATGTTTTTTGTTTTAATCAGCTGTGGAGCTAACACAGAGAAAAAGGAAGTTTTAAACATCTACACATGGGAATCATTTGTGCCAGATGAAATATTTGAAGATTTTGAGAAAGAAACTGGTATAAAGGTTAATGTAAGTTTCTATGATACTAATGATGTTATGCTTTCTAAATTATTATCAGGAGTAAAGGAATATGATATCATTTCTCCATCTACGGATTTTATAAAAGTTTTAAGAGACAATGATTTCTTAGAAAAATTAGACAAGTCTAAATTTAATAATGTTTTTGAAAACATTACTATTTCAAAAGATTTATTAAAAACTTATGATGAGAATCTAGATTATACTATACCATATAATTTATTTGCTACAGGTATAAGTCTAAAAAATGATTCAGTAAATCCTAAATATGCAGAAGAAAGAAGTTTAGAAATACTATTAGATCCTGAATACAAGTCTAGAATGACTATACTTGATGATTCAAGAGAAGTTATAGGGATGGCATTACAATATTTAGGATATCCATCAGACTCTAAAAATGATAATGAATTACAAGAGGCAAAAGATTTAATCTTAAAATGGAAAGAAAATATTGCTAAATTTGAAAATGTTACTTATGGTAAAGGTTTAACTACTGGTGAGTTTGTTGCAGTACATGGATATCAAGATGTATTTTATGAAATAGATGAGGAAGAATTTAAAGAATATACTTACTACTTACCAAAAGGGGCTATGATGTACATAGATACTATGGCTATACTTAAAGAGGCTCCTAATAAAGAAAATGCATACAAATTCTTAAATTTCCTATATCAACCTGAAAACTTTGTTAAAGTTTTAGATCAATTTAAAACGCCAAGTATATTCTCACATATTAAAGCAAACAAAGCTCCAATATTAGAACTTGAATATGTTTTACAAAATTCAACTTTACCTAATGCATTAGATGACGAGGCTAAAGAAAAACAAGACAAAATATGGAATGAAATAAAAGTTAAATAG
- a CDS encoding Cof-type HAD-IIB family hydrolase, with protein MYKAVVTDLDGTLLNSNHEVSEYSKKVIKKFVEKGYKFYIATGRLYASTKEIADSIGVKIPLITVNGTRILDEDGNEVYNNTLDLETVRKIATIDYKSCGEDLLINGYFRNIWLVTDKKAEEYYRKERPDKPYFPNTVSPEEFMSKTFNKMHFIGKHEGLLKLREKIQKEIDADLNVVFVGNNCLEIFNKDANKAKAAEYILNKDGIKLSEAIAFGDSLNDYEMLKEVGKGYVMGNAIYLLKEIAKDLEMVDTNDNDGEAKKIEEIFNL; from the coding sequence ATGTATAAAGCAGTAGTAACAGATCTTGATGGTACTTTATTAAATAGTAATCATGAAGTAAGTGAATATAGTAAAAAAGTTATAAAAAAATTTGTAGAAAAAGGATATAAGTTCTATATAGCTACAGGAAGACTTTATGCATCGACTAAGGAAATAGCAGATTCTATAGGGGTAAAAATACCATTAATCACTGTAAATGGTACAAGAATTTTAGATGAGGATGGAAATGAAGTATATAACAATACCTTAGATCTTGAAACTGTAAGAAAGATAGCAACTATAGACTATAAATCATGTGGTGAAGATTTATTAATAAATGGATATTTTAGAAATATATGGTTAGTAACAGATAAAAAAGCGGAGGAGTATTATAGAAAAGAAAGACCGGATAAACCATATTTTCCTAATACAGTATCACCTGAAGAATTTATGTCTAAAACATTTAATAAGATGCACTTCATAGGTAAACATGAAGGTTTATTAAAATTAAGAGAAAAGATACAAAAAGAAATAGATGCAGATTTAAATGTAGTATTTGTTGGAAATAACTGTCTTGAAATATTTAATAAAGATGCTAATAAGGCTAAGGCTGCAGAATATATATTAAATAAAGATGGAATTAAATTATCTGAGGCTATTGCATTTGGAGATTCTTTAAATGACTATGAAATGTTAAAAGAAGTAGGTAAGGGCTATGTTATGGGAAATGCCATTTATTTATTAAAAGAAATAGCTAAAGATCTTGAAATGGTAGATACTAATGATAATGATGGGGAAGCAAAAAAAATAGAAGAAATATTTAATTTGTAA
- the agaW gene encoding PTS N-acetylgalactosamine transporter subunit IIC, with amino-acid sequence MLLKAILIAIWAGFAGIEQFDGLQTFHRPIFSGLIIGLILGDVKTGLMVGGSLELVWMGLVPLAGAQPPNIVVGGVFGVSLALLSGLQAQEAIGIVFPLAVIGQIIVTLMFSLYSGMMKLGDQAAEEANPEGVDRLVYIQLLIRFVLFGGVTFLFVYFGGDAVKTIIDLLPQKVVSGFGTAGGMMPAIGFALLLNIMLKKEYFGFLIVGFVLAAYLKLDLVAVTLVAIAMALYDYYSNSSKAVEVVRNEEEENGI; translated from the coding sequence ATGTTATTAAAAGCAATTTTAATCGCTATCTGGGCTGGATTTGCTGGAATAGAACAATTTGATGGACTTCAAACTTTCCACAGACCAATATTTTCAGGTTTAATCATAGGATTAATCTTAGGCGATGTTAAAACAGGATTAATGGTAGGAGGAAGCTTAGAGCTTGTATGGATGGGACTAGTTCCACTTGCAGGTGCTCAACCACCTAACATAGTTGTTGGAGGAGTTTTCGGAGTTTCACTTGCACTACTATCAGGATTACAAGCACAAGAAGCTATAGGTATTGTTTTCCCACTTGCAGTAATAGGACAAATAATTGTTACTTTAATGTTCTCTTTATATTCAGGTATGATGAAATTAGGAGACCAAGCTGCAGAAGAAGCTAATCCAGAAGGTGTTGATAGATTAGTATATATTCAATTACTAATTAGATTCGTATTATTTGGTGGAGTTACATTCCTATTTGTATACTTCGGTGGAGATGCTGTTAAAACTATTATAGATCTATTACCACAAAAAGTTGTTTCTGGATTTGGAACAGCAGGTGGAATGATGCCAGCAATAGGATTTGCATTATTATTAAATATCATGCTTAAAAAAGAATACTTTGGATTCTTAATTGTTGGTTTCGTATTAGCTGCTTACTTAAAACTTGACTTAGTAGCTGTTACATTAGTTGCAATAGCAATGGCTTTATATGATTATTATTCAAACTCTTCTAAAGCAGTAGAAGTTGTAAGAAATGAGGAGGAAGAAAATGGAATCTAA
- a CDS encoding CidA/LrgA family protein: MKIIIELLYILTFSFIGQGLSKILNLPIPGSVIGLILFFLALQYNIVKLEKVETTSKFLVDNLAMLFIPAGVGIMVSFKYIQNIWVSILLISLFTTILSLVLVGKLTQYLISKGDKK; the protein is encoded by the coding sequence ATGAAAATAATTATAGAATTACTGTATATATTAACTTTTTCTTTCATAGGACAGGGCCTAAGTAAAATATTAAATTTACCTATACCAGGTTCTGTGATAGGACTAATACTGTTTTTCTTAGCACTGCAATATAATATAGTTAAATTAGAAAAAGTTGAGACTACATCAAAGTTTTTAGTTGATAATTTAGCTATGCTATTCATACCAGCAGGTGTTGGAATTATGGTAAGCTTTAAATATATACAAAATATTTGGGTGAGTATCTTATTGATATCACTATTTACTACAATATTATCACTAGTACTTGTAGGAAAATTAACACAATATTTAATATCAAAGGGGGATAAGAAATAA
- the agaV gene encoding PTS N-acetylgalactosamine transporter subunit IIB, translating to MPNILAARIDNRLIHGQVGMTWVNSLQANLILVANDEVATNTVQQSLMDMVVPEGIQTRYFTVEKTAAVIHKASPSQKILLVCKTPQDVLRLTELGLKLDEWIVGNMHFAEGKTQITPTVSVDDDDREVLRKISSHGIKLTIKGVPTDKGQELINLL from the coding sequence ATGCCAAATATTTTAGCTGCTAGAATAGACAACAGGCTTATTCATGGACAAGTTGGAATGACATGGGTTAACAGTTTACAAGCAAACTTAATTTTAGTTGCAAATGATGAAGTTGCTACAAATACTGTTCAACAATCTTTAATGGACATGGTTGTTCCAGAAGGTATACAAACTAGATATTTCACAGTTGAAAAAACAGCTGCTGTTATACACAAGGCTTCACCAAGTCAAAAAATACTTTTAGTTTGTAAAACACCACAAGATGTATTAAGACTAACTGAGTTAGGTTTAAAACTTGACGAATGGATAGTTGGAAACATGCACTTTGCTGAAGGGAAAACTCAAATCACACCTACAGTTTCTGTAGATGATGATGATAGAGAAGTTCTTAGAAAAATTTCAAGTCATGGTATCAAACTTACAATTAAAGGGGTACCAACAGATAAAGGTCAGGAATTAATTAATTTATTATAG